A segment of the Arachis hypogaea cultivar Tifrunner chromosome 5, arahy.Tifrunner.gnm2.J5K5, whole genome shotgun sequence genome:
AATTATAGGCAAGTCACTGCAAGCTTGCTGGCCCTGAAATTGGTTTGCAAATTGTTCAAAGTCTTACATACCTCTCTGATTTTGGGATAGAAAGTTTACAAATGAATTTATTGCTGAATGGTGATGGGAAATTAATTGAAATTCCCTATAACTAAATTGCGCATCTAATAGGTCCAGAGTCTACAGCATTTTTGGTGTAGGATGTAAGAATGCTGAGAACAGATCATTTCTAATTTCTTAATGAGCATGAACAATTGATTGATTGGGGCTCTTAATACAAAGCTGGAGTTCCCAATTTCTTTTACATTTTTGGTTTGATACATGATTTGATTGTGATGAGTGTTTGTGTGGAGCTTAGCCACTTAGCATGTTCAAGGTCTAAAACCAAGAGGAGGAAAAGGAATTAGGTTTACGCAGCATGCATGTGGTTACAATTGGCATGCCTTGCAGTTTATAAATTCTAACTGATAATAAGTTATGCTATTCTGCAGCTATTTGGTGACGGTCATGGGTTTGGTAATTCCATGGAGCGTAACATTGTTAGTAGTAGATGCTTACTCCGTCTTCATAAAAGACCTACAAATTCAGCAAAGGATTGTAATGATAATCTTTCTGGGAGACATGGTATGTAGTTATCTGCAACTTATGGCTAAGACTTGAAGAGGCATTAATAAGGTTCCAATACTGAACTAATAGTTTTGAggtttttcttttcgttttcctTATCTACTATGCAGGTTTTATCGTATCTCTCGCTGGCTGCAGCATGCTCTACAGCGAGTGTCGCGGATCTTCTGCTTGAAGCTGGTGGATCCCTTTGCCCTGCAAGACTATGTGGTAGATATCAAATGTCTGCTGCTATGGCCTTTTTGTCTTGGTTTCTTTCATCAGCTTCCTGTCTTTTCAATTtttggctcttctcttctctgtaAAATACATAGCTCACTGTTGATATATGTGTAAATGAATGCAAAGGGTGTGAATGTGAATGACAAAGTCATTTGCTTTTTAAGtacatattttttgaaatttcctTGTGAATAAAATTCTGGCGACTATAGTCAACAATGTAATAACTGCTCTTTCAGCAGGGCAAGGGAAAAATACTAAAGGTTTATTTCTTGGCTCTCAACTGCTTCCAGCTTTTCTTCCCAGTTTTTTGCTGTTTTACCAAGTTACTTGGGAAAAGTTGGTTGAAAATCTGAATGATTTATGTAGCATGGTACTATAAGTTCCACTGTTCCAAACTGTATGTACTGTGCCTGCGATAATCTGGCGCAACATCTGTAACATTCATTTGGTGCTTATGCAATGTGAAGAGTTCTATTCTATATTGTTTCTTTATGACGTTTGGAGTCACTTTTATTTCATCCTTAGGGGGATTTGAGGGAGCTTGATCCTTAAGAATTAAACTTGACTCCATTCGAATGACTAAAACACTGGTTATCATTTGAGACACTGTCTAAGTCACTAGCTGGTCAAACTTGATTCATGCTTATATGATAGATGTATAGTCAAACAATGTCCATTGGATCAGAAAActaacaattttaaaataagaaaataatatgcGATGATGGTAGAAATAAAGGTAAATTATAACCATGTAAAATTAAACCATTAAAGAATTATAGATGTAGATATGTAGTAGCAAAATGAAATCATAGActaaaaatcagccactaaaatagttatttaatcattgatttatataaaataaatattaaaatataaaatatatattaaaaatatatttaataagatatatatttatatacaaatatattgtaacagaattgagtaattaattttttaggtAGTGTCAACTTAATAATTTGGAATAACCAGGTTTAATAGTAATTCTTACAAAAGCGCCTGAATTAAGATAATACAACAATCTATTATATTTATGAAATATGATTATTTACTAAATTCTTATATTCTTATAGTAGTCTTTTAGATTTtcgaatttcactaatttaatctctcaaatttaaaattgactATACTGATTTTTAAGATTCATTTTCGGGTATTGTATTAGTTCTTGGATCAAGTGTTGAGTTATCTCTTATTTGTCACAAAAGATGTTACAAATGATTAGCTTTCATGACAAGATTAGTTTTATTACCCAAATTGGTCTTTTCTATTTATAAATCCTAATTCACTCTCATTAGGGATGTCTGTTgtattctttttaaaatcaatcttgCCAGCCAATCTTTGCAGCATCCAGCATGATAAGTGAGAGACAACTCAACACTTTGTTCACTAACTCAGTTCTAGAAATGATCTAGGACCAATACAGAATATGAATCTTGAAGACtagtataataaatttaaatttaaaagactaAATTGGTAAGACTAGGGAATAATAGGAGAATTTAGTCCATGATTATTTGTAGGGAAGCTAGGTAGGtagttttatttgatttgatttgatgtcAGCCGCTCTGAAACACGCGACCGTTGGTTCCCGCCTGTTTTGCGTTCACTCAGCACAAACCATTTGGCATAATTTCAAGTCACCCACTCACCAAACCCTTCACCATCTCTTAGAGCGATGTTCCTCCATGAGAGAGCTCAAGCTCCTCCATGCCCAGATTATCCTCCATGGCCTATCTGGTCAAGTTCTCACTATTGGCAAGCTTGTCTCTTTCTGCACTTCTCCCGAACTGGGGGATCTCCGTTATGCGCAGCTTCTGTTCGACCAAAGTCCCCAACCTAATAAGTTCATGTACAATCATCTCATAAAGGGTTATTCAAATAGCGATGACCCAATAAGGTCTTTGTTACTTTACCGCCAAATGGTAAATGCTGGGATTTCCCCTAATGAGTTTACCATCCCCTTTGTTGTCAAAACTTGTGCTTGCAAATCCTTATATTGGGAAGCTGTTATTCTTCATGCTCACGCTATTAAGCTTGGGATGGGGTCTCACGCTTGTGTGCAGAACGCTTTCTTGAGTGCCTATGTTGCTTGTCGCCTTATAAATAGTGCACGGAAAGTGTTTGATGATATTTCTGATAGGACCCTGGTCTCATGGAATTCAATCATTGGTGGGTATGCTAAGCTGGGGTTTTGCAAAGAAGCCATCTTGTTGTTTCGAGAGATGCAAAAGTTGGATGTGGTGCCTGATGTGATCACTTTGGTTTGCTTGCTCTCTGTTTCCTCGAAGCATGGTAATTTGGAGTTGGGAAGATTCATGCATCTTTACATAATCGCTACCGGAATTGCAATTGATTCAATTGTGACGAATGCCCTCATTGATATGTATGCCAAGTGCGGGCATTTGCAATATGCCGAATGTGTtttcgatcaaatgcttgataaGAATGTCATTTCGTGGACTTGTATGGTTAATGCATATGCTAACTATGGACTTATTGATTATGCTTTGGAGATGTTTAATAGGATGCCAGTGAAAAATGTGGTTTCTTGGAATTCAATAATTTGCTGTCATGTTCAAGAAGGGAAATACATGGAAGCCATGGAACTTTTCCACACAATGTGTAGTTCAGGTGTGATGCCAGATGAGACCACTCTTGTTAGCGTTCTTTCATCCTGCAGTCACATGGGTGATTTGGAATTGGGGAAACAAGCTCACAATTACATCGGTAACAATAATATTACACTAAGTGTGACCCTTTGTAACGCCCTAATTGACATGTATGCTAAATGTGGTGCCCTTCAGACTGCCATGGACATCTTCTTTGGGATGCCAAAGAAGAATGTGGTGTCATGGAATGTTGCTATTGGGGCACTTGCTCTACATGGTTTTGGAGAAGAAGCTATTGACATGTTCGAGAAGATGCGAGGCAGCGGGCTATTTCCTGATGAGATTACCTTCACAGGGCTACTTTCTGCTTGTAGTCACAGTGGTCTTGTGGACAAGGGGAGATATTACTTTGACATAATGAGTTCCAAGTTCGGGATTTCTCCTGGTGTTACACATTATGCATGCATGGTCAATCTTTTAGGGCGCGGCGGGCTCTTGGGAGAAGCAATGGCCCTAATCAAAGGGATGCCCATGAAACCTGATGTGGTGGTTTGGGGTGCTTTGCTTGGTGCTTGTAGAACCCATGGAAATCTAGAGATTGGTAAGCAAATCATGAAGCAATTGTTGGAGTTGGGAAGATATAATTCTGGGCTTTATGTGCTTCTCTCAAACATGTATTCAGAATCTCAAAGATGGGACGACATGAGAAAGATCAGGAAAATAATGGATGAAAGTGGGATAAAAAAGTGTTGGGCAATAAGTTCCATTGAAATCAATGGCTTTTGCTAACAGTATATACTAATGCTTTTGATCAATAAACAGATCATCTAAAGTTTGTAGGATATCTATGCAAACCTTGGGATATTTGATTCTCAGTAGCAGTAAACAgcttaagttaaaaaaaaaaaaacatatcttCTTTTCAAGAGTAAAATTTTCAATGTATCCAAGTCATTACTGGTAAATGGGTATTCTCTAGTTATGTGACCTTTATTATCAGGCATTATTAAAATGTCTACACTGTAAATAAAAGCCTTATTCATCCTCTGCATAAAATAAATTTACTCAATCATTGACCAAAGAAAACTTGTAAATGGGCGTTTTAGGCGATCTGCATGCCATTATTGTATAATTTAATCATAAGTCACACACATAGCAAaccaatgatttttttaaatcaatacatCTAACTGCTTCAAGGCTTACATATATTTTAAAAGGTAAGAAGATTCATGCTTGCTAGTGAAGGGACCTTCCTTATTAAAATCATACTCAATAATAGGACAACCCATTATCTTGCATAATGTTGATGTATCTTGGCTAAATTAATTGGATAAAGAGAGTAAACAATCAACTCTACCAACCGGCAATAACACATTGAACATAGTACAATATTATGAATCAAGACACCCTCAAACAACAATAATCTTTGTTTTGTCAGTGCATTAGATTTTCAAATCCATTAAAGATGTTATATGGTCTTAGAATCATTGATCAAATTGGATATCTGATTATAAAGTTTGGAGTTGCTATTACCATGAACCTTCCTTCCTCCGCTAACACTTTTTGCCAGCAAGGTTGGCATGCCCAATTTGTTTGACCTCTAAAGAAAGAGGACACTTGAGTGGTCAATTGGAATGTACTAAATGGGTACCATTGCCACCAAATCCAATCTATAGCGTATCGGCGGTGCCATGGAATCATGCACTCTATACTCTTGTGTTCAATGTACAAATAGGTAGaaattaatcaaatcatactttttaaattaataactaatcatATGTATTAATGCCTAATGAACTCCATCTAACACTCCAACATCAAGAATACCATCTCCCAAAtactaacaagaaaacaaaataaaacggTTTTCTAATTAGAAAATTATAAGACATTACACTTATAACacacaatatctaaaaaaattatggaaattcaaataaaggaaataaaaatattctAGAACCAAGTAAAACAATACTCAACAAAAGGTTAAAGAAGTCAGAAGATGTAGTTCTTGGTggctacacttatatatatatatatatatttgacatgtattatattaaataatttagttaaatatattcaattatttattattatttttaagtaagtagtatttctttttcttttcacatgattttaaattgaaaagcaggatattttaagaaaattttccTTAAAACATTATCGACATTAAAGATATTGATAATTAAAGTAACTTATATAACATTCTAAGATGGACATTGAGAAAATTGCTTCATCAACTATATTAGGCTAAATAtcgatatatattaaaatataaaatatatattaaaaataaattaaattatatattatttatacataaatagataataactgattttagtaattattttttgaacaaataacatttttgttttaTAATTGTTTAAGTAGAATAATTTTAAGATCATTACTAGTTATTGATTTTAACTctgtttttcctcttttttttttaatagtcaAACCACTCCTCTTCAAATTAGTCTCTCAAAACTTTTATCAATTAAATTGGTCTTTTAAAGagtactaattaattatatttgtcttTTAGTTACTCAATTAACAATTTCTGTCAacgaataataatataaaatgttaATTGATAGTATATATGACACCTATTATATCTAATTGGACGCTAatcaaatatattttgaaaatctATTAATGTAGTTGCTAGATTATATTGGAAATAATGTTtatgtaattgaaaaaaataactaaattaatagattttcataaatatatttgattaatattCAATTAGACATgttaaatattatgtatattatcAATTAATGTTTTACAATATTATTTATTAACAAAAGTTATTAATGGAATGACTAAaagacaaatataattaatttgtaatttttgatGAATtactttgattaaaaaaaatatctcatttttaaggaactaatttgattattaattttttttctttcatttgcaTTGTTACTTATTTAGACAATATGTAGTAATAATATTAAGTAAAGAAAGTATagctaaataattttaaataactgtaattaataattattaattttatatttttaaaagataaaatttaaataattataaattaatgaaaattaattagtatagtgtgcagtttaaaataatttgttagcCTGCTACTTACCTAGTGGGATTGTATTAAGTAAGCTACTAGCAATTATTAATGACGCATGTGTTTCTCTATTAGTTGAAACGTTAGTACTAATTCATACGACATATATAAATGTAATTTCTAAGATTTCTTATAATCACATATCCAAAcaatataaagaaaataaaataaaaaattattatacttaTAACAGCATGAATATCGATCCATTGAATCTCAATTAAAATTAGGTGAGGCAATTGTTACAAAAACATTCAAAGCTCTTGCCAAAGTTGGCAACCATCCCTATTCATCCTCTTTATTCTCGACAAATCATGTGAACTTTAAACCTTGTAATGGCAAACAAATACAAATGCAGAGACTGAAAAGGATGCTTAAACTAATTCGTtacgcccccccccccccccccccccccccccaaaaaaaacacacacacaaaaaaccccaaaaaaatacaaaaatgtttATATATAGGTCAAGATATAAGGctctgaataataaaaaaatatttattaattactctATACTTTTGAGAGAATATAAGGATACTAAtccggaaaaaagaaaaaaaaatatttaactaaagGAATCAAAAGACTGTCACTAGCATTTCACTTTCTATTTTTCTCATGTAtgtcacaaaattttaaaatatagtgGTGAGAAGCTTTGCGGTTGCATTATTGTTTGTACATCCGGTCTTATTTGGTAGACATTGCATGCAACTTTTCTAATTCAGTAGTCTAGCTAGTATGGAAATTACTCAAAAGCCCTTAGCGAAAAATGTTAGCTTTTTAATCAATATGTCACAATTTCTAAAATTTAGtatcaaaatattattctttttaaattactTATTTAGATACCATGCATAATTTTGGCACAAGTACACCTATTTTTCTTTTACATGGTGCCTGAAAGACGGTTATTCCAAAAATACTTCTAACAAAAAAACGTTATTTCATAAAGTATTTAGTATTTACTGTTCTGAAGACACTGAATCAGAACTGaatttcataacaaaaaaaaagaggcacCTTCTCGTAAAAAGCTAAAGTGTAAAGGCGCCTTCATAAGTTCATAgcgtgtaaaaaaaaaataataggtgCAACCATCATGATAAATCGGTAATAtctgaataaataatttttataatatccgaataaataatttttaaagaaatattttaataataaatttttgaaataatgacATATTGGTTAAAAAGTCTTGAATCTCATACTTTTCCTATTTAAGTTATTTGTTCACCTCTACTTTGTTACTCAAACAAAATCTCatgaactttaaaaaaaatattgataaatacaaaaaaaattgaagaaaatgaataaaaaaaaaaacagatggATATATAGATTGATGGAATACTGTAGAAAACGTATATCCTTTTAAATTTGAACTGGTCTCATCGATAAAAAGTTTGATACAATATGTTACATACTGAAATTCTTTTCGAGCTCTAGATCAGATCTATATATGTAATTAGTTTATGTACCTAACAAAGAAGAATGCTGAGTAAggaaattatatcataaaattattatttattttaaaaatttaaattattaagtaGAGATacgtaaataatttaaaaatattaaagatagtactttttgtaaaaaaaattaaaattaaactcaaatataaggcaaataaaaaatattgattatttaacATTTGTGTAAAAAATTATCATATATTTAATATGTTATAATTATGGTAATTAAAAATAACCATATATATAAGCAAATGATTAATACTGATAGActaatattttcatttttaacaCCACAGTTTTTAATTAAGTTTGATTATGTAAGCCGCCAGTATAGTGTAGGGAGAAGATAATGGAAAGAATTAGAGAATTTAATAAGAAAAAGGCATTTAGGTGGACCTAGAAATTCTTTTAAGATAAAAAGGCCAAATCATTGTGTGGGGGAAGGAGAATAGTGAAGATTGAAGAAGCTTCTTGGTAAGCATTGAGGGGGTATCTCTGATAATTATTTCATGCATTACAACCAAAGCAAAAGCCAAATAATGAAATTGTAAAGCTATGGAAGAGAAAGACATACATGCCTTTTTTTAACAAGATATCATATTGGACCCcaagtttaaattttatagaaaaaataaattcaattaaaGTAAGGGGTTCTCTTTATTAGCCCCCACCATCTTTAACCGCCCCCAAAAACCACAGAAGATAAGGCATTATATGTACCTTCTCTCTTTGCTTCATAGAGAAGAATTTCTTAACATGTGCATGCATGGTATCATCAAGTGAAAAGTGAGTTCAGTATATAATGAAGATTGTGCAACCATTTCCAACTTTgattgtttgtttgcttttaatGGCATGGGAGATGAGAAGAGATTTTTTCTTCtacataatttataatatatatatatgaatgtgaaattataattaatcattatTTTTAGCTTGCTTGTTATTTAAAATGTCAAATGATTTTATGTTTTACTTTTAAGAACATGTAAGATCAAATTGTTAAGATATTGTTGGACCTGATATTCAAATGTTTAGATATTTTAGTTGCATTGTAATAATATAGAGATGTCATTTTATTCATTACTTTATCAATGAAAACGACTAAATTAAATTCACCAATTATTAACACATAATACAATGTCTACAGTCGATCGTGGAATATATAAAGTTGGTGGGGAATTTGATCCAAAGAAATCCAGGAGATTATTAAGTAAAAGAaacaatatttatattatttttatacattttttatagtatgaaagataaatttatttttcttatttcttataataataataataataattctcactAACAAAATTACAAATATCACTATATACCAGCTAGACTTCAACTTGCTTTGGAAATGGAAAAGGAGACGACAGAAGCAGAGATTGAGGCTGATGATATAATTCATGAAAAAAATGTATAGCTGGAATAGATAGTGATAGAGTTCCTggtaagggaaaaaaaaaaaagaagccgaAAACAAATTTTTACCTGGAAAAATCTAAAATctataaatttgaaattaaaacatttttgCGCACCTAAAATTTATACTCATTGAtagttgattaattttttttttattattttccattTTTGTTTTATGCTACATATTAATATTTTGGAAGCTTTAATTCATTTTATGCCAAGACAATATATATAATAGGGTGACCAGTGTTATTTATAATTACTACAATTGCTCGAGCATACATAAATGATATTTGTTGGCTGGCATCAATCCCCTGAATTTATTAGTCATTTGTTGTTGTTGGACGTATTTGGTtgaataataaagatattttcaacTTTAGGAAAAAGACATATAATTCTACATGATGTATCTTAATCTGTTTTCGTCATTCAATGATTATTGTTTTGGTGGTTATTTTTGCGAAAATATTTTAATGTAAAAATGATATTATAAATGGgggtatattttaaatatttgtgatATAAAgggtttaaatattatttaaaaattattagtttatattttagaatatttaatttagcttgatgtatttttattttatttaattagttattaaattagattttatgtttaagatttataatttttttattttaatctaataagatattttaaatacgtcataaataattgtaattctcgTTGAGTaattaaaaatgtaattttttttttgtattttgtaatGAAACTATGATGTAAACAAATAAGATtgagtaaatttatttttttgttatatcaaaaaattgaatagaaaattgaGTGAGTTTTTTCGATTCAATTCTCAAACTATTATATTATATGAACAAATTAAGTTAAGAAGTGACTTTTttattgtattaagaaattaaataaaaaattaaataattttatttgtatttaatttaatttattttttattttttattttaatatatttttttagtcaattttaattcatatctttttatttattttttattggtatcataaattattattaaataatttaataaatttgattaaacatatcattttttatataaagattttttttatagaaatagtCAGTTAATTATATATGGTTTAATTTAGACCATAAAACACAAGTTATTATAAGGGCCTTACACTACATATGAAGATGCACTTGTTAAAAAGCTACATTTTTTCGTATACATTCGCACACAATTAAGGGAAAATTGAATAACACTTTAATATTCGAATCAGAACAGAGAATATGTTATCATATACAAagaaaatttagtataaaaaacaTTATCTTCCTCACAaaactaatattaataatttagtaACGTATTGGTATAGTTTTGTAGAGTTTACTGTTGCGAAAGTCATATTGTTGGACGTGAAACGTGGCTTCTTGTGCGCCTTGCACCGAAGCACTAGTGGCTTCAATGGTCGCCACGTCGTTTTCCCTTCTGACTCTTGCTTTATAACTCTCTACCACCCTCCAATAATCCATCTCAACTTTATTTTGTTTCCTTCCTCGTTAAATTAAACAATTTAAAGTTCCCCAAATAACGACAATCAAAACTGGGTACGTAATGGATGATATATCATATATGTCCAATTATTTCCCGCACCCTAAAAACCAAAAGCAACCTCATTCAATAATGATACGCTTCAGAATCATTTTCCATGCACAATATAAGAACGCTAATTAAACTACCTATGCCTTCATTAATATTCACCTAACAACCCTTTATTTTCAACGTCATATCACCAAAACCGGGATCTCTTACCTTTTTATTAGCATGTAAGACTCTCTTCTAatcctcattttaattaattaattaatcaactcCGTACTAACGTTATCCATAATGGCTGGCAAATCtttcttttattacttttatCAAACTTAATTATAATCCTCGTTCTAAATAGATCCATGATttaaaagaatgaaaactatacaACAATAATGTAGAGcacattttatattatatttttaatattagtcGATTTCCACGTGTTGGAAAAGAAGCAAAcgacaagaaagaaaagaagccaTACCCTAaaatttcatattattattagttagCTTTTCTCTAATACTCGATCTTCATTGATAGACATAAGGTTTATCGTTTTGCATAAATCCAGTGGAATGATTGCTTGGCTGCTTGCTATTCAGAGCAATGATCATTGTAGCAGTTAGCACAAAAGGGAAATTGGTGATTCATTTTTTCATTGAATCCATTATATAGGCGACAAACATTTAACATTAAGATATGTTTTCATTTAATATTATCATTTagcaatattaaaataaaaaaaataaaactgaagGAAAGTAATTAATATAGCACGGAGTAATGTAGACTGTAGAGGTAATTCTTTGAACAAATTGTATTAAGAACGAAGAATAGGCAAAATTAAAGTTCGATTTCCCATCCATCCCGTGAAGAACCTAACACGATGCTGAGAAtctcgaaaaaaaaaatgaatggcAGCACTTTTGGGTGTGGCCTGAGAGTGACGAATAGTGCCTTTATCCAAATTTCGCAAACTTTACCATCCCACTTTATTTCGCCATACCCCAAATCCCACCCTTAATTCTCCTAACAACAAGAGGAAGCGTTAGTTCATCATCCACGGTGTAAAATTAGGTACCACCATAACGAACAACACTGCCCCCCACTACAATCCACGTGATCTGCTCCACATTCTCATCAAACGGTTGAAATCGCTCCAAAAAAATATTTCCCAAATCCCGAACCCCCAAGTGGCAGGGTCCGTAATTTAAGAGAGAGTGTATTTCTATGTTATGACACACACTAATGCGCGCGCTACTAGTACAACCTGTCAACAACAACTTACAGCCTGGAAAGCCATTCCCACTGTTcaaaaattttaacaattttaaataatatcCGACGTGGCAAAACGGTCCAAATCACGAGGTTGGTTCGTTCTATATATAATCTTCGCCTCGTGTTCCTTTTTCCTCCAGCTAATGCTCATTAACACCTCCCTTCTCGCAGTACCTTCCACCCTCCGACTCGCTGACTCACTGAGTCACGTATAGAAcataaaaacagaaagaaagaaaagagaaagataatGGGAAACTGTAGCTCAGCCGATTCGGCGGAGGTAGTTGCAACGGCCAAGCTCGTTCTCCAAGACGGGACGTTACAGGAATTCTCGTACCCTGTGAAGGTCTCGTACCTCTTGGGAGAGAACCCTACCTGCTTTATATGCAACTCTGATCAGATGGACTTTGACGACGTCGTTACCGCAGTTGACGAAGACGAAGTGTTGCAACCGGGACAACTCTATTTCGTTCTTCCTTTAAACCGCTTGAGGCAACCCTTGCAGCCTGCAGAGATGGCCGCATTGGCCGTTAAGGCCAGCTCCGCTCTCATGAAGAGCGCCGCTGCCACCTCCGACAAATACGGATATCGTCGCAAACAGATTGTCATAACCGCCCAACCGGATTATAAGTCTTTACGGAGTGTTTCTGCCGCAGCTGGTGGCGGAGCCGCCGTTTCTTCACGTAGGTCCAGGAGAGCCAGCAGTAGAAGTGGTGGTAAGGAGAAGTTCGCGGCGTTGTTGACTTCTATACCGGAGTAGGGGCATTTTTGGAAGAAAATGTGCTCcggtcaactttttttttttaaatttctt
Coding sequences within it:
- the LOC112800633 gene encoding uncharacterized protein, with protein sequence MGNCSSADSAEVVATAKLVLQDGTLQEFSYPVKVSYLLGENPTCFICNSDQMDFDDVVTAVDEDEVLQPGQLYFVLPLNRLRQPLQPAEMAALAVKASSALMKSAAATSDKYGYRRKQIVITAQPDYKSLRSVSAAAGGGAAVSSRRSRRASSRSGGKEKFAALLTSIPE
- the LOC112800631 gene encoding CASP-like protein ARALYDRAFT_485429, with product MMEEVAGAFGSSASFALRLGQTVFSSASLLFMCFGVDFYSYTAFCYLVTVMGLVIPWSVTLLVVDAYSVFIKDLQIQQRIVMIIFLGDMVLSYLSLAAACSTASVADLLLEAGGSLCPARLCGRYQMSAAMAFLSWFLSSASCLFNFWLFSSL
- the LOC112800632 gene encoding pentatricopeptide repeat-containing protein At2g22410, mitochondrial-like, whose amino-acid sequence is MSAALKHATVGSRLFCVHSAQTIWHNFKSPTHQTLHHLLERCSSMRELKLLHAQIILHGLSGQVLTIGKLVSFCTSPELGDLRYAQLLFDQSPQPNKFMYNHLIKGYSNSDDPIRSLLLYRQMVNAGISPNEFTIPFVVKTCACKSLYWEAVILHAHAIKLGMGSHACVQNAFLSAYVACRLINSARKVFDDISDRTLVSWNSIIGGYAKLGFCKEAILLFREMQKLDVVPDVITLVCLLSVSSKHGNLELGRFMHLYIIATGIAIDSIVTNALIDMYAKCGHLQYAECVFDQMLDKNVISWTCMVNAYANYGLIDYALEMFNRMPVKNVVSWNSIICCHVQEGKYMEAMELFHTMCSSGVMPDETTLVSVLSSCSHMGDLELGKQAHNYIGNNNITLSVTLCNALIDMYAKCGALQTAMDIFFGMPKKNVVSWNVAIGALALHGFGEEAIDMFEKMRGSGLFPDEITFTGLLSACSHSGLVDKGRYYFDIMSSKFGISPGVTHYACMVNLLGRGGLLGEAMALIKGMPMKPDVVVWGALLGACRTHGNLEIGKQIMKQLLELGRYNSGLYVLLSNMYSESQRWDDMRKIRKIMDESGIKKCWAISSIEINGFC